In Alistipes ihumii AP11, a genomic segment contains:
- a CDS encoding di-heme oxidoredictase family protein yields MSASLKRKQSVCVTALICVVALSACTDGDYYEILDEYGNVADSRTLSAGKSTVFQSGVSAYDTPADWVTGNLSTRFYQGDALYDNPRVSGDDPAQGGKGPLYAGSSCGSCHSNAGRTYPTLYSEGGTGSGGFSSHLIYITKKNGGFFRNYGRVLHDQAITGVEPEGKLGVTYSEKTYTFHDGEEYSLLTPTYTISEWYADSIAAEDLIVDVRIPLRHVGMGQMMALDPTELEELARRSNYPEYGISGRLNYITERGKQYIGISGNKAQHADLTIELGFSSDLGVTNDRYPLEVAEGQSQMLGYSHYGIQISTHDMENVDFYLHTLGVPARRNVDDPIVQQGEQAFYRARCDLCHVPTLHTRADAPALIGGTRLPWLASETIHPYSDFLLHDMGPDLDSHYVSGLAQGCEWRTTPLWGIGLQQKVNQHTYFLHDGRARNLKEAIMWHGGEGAVSRELFARMSREDRDALIKFLESL; encoded by the coding sequence ATGTCTGCATCTCTTAAAAGAAAACAATCGGTCTGTGTGACGGCGCTGATATGCGTCGTCGCACTTTCCGCTTGTACGGACGGAGATTATTACGAGATACTCGACGAGTACGGCAACGTGGCCGACTCGCGGACATTGTCGGCCGGAAAGTCGACCGTGTTCCAGTCGGGCGTATCGGCCTACGACACGCCGGCCGATTGGGTGACGGGCAATCTGAGCACGCGGTTCTACCAAGGCGACGCGCTGTACGACAATCCGCGCGTCAGCGGAGACGATCCGGCGCAGGGCGGCAAGGGGCCTCTGTATGCCGGCTCCTCGTGCGGCAGTTGCCACTCGAACGCCGGAAGAACCTACCCGACGCTCTACTCGGAGGGCGGAACCGGCAGCGGAGGATTCTCGTCGCACCTGATCTACATCACGAAAAAGAACGGCGGATTCTTCCGCAACTACGGACGCGTGCTGCACGATCAGGCGATCACCGGAGTCGAGCCGGAAGGCAAGCTCGGCGTAACCTATTCGGAGAAAACCTATACGTTCCACGACGGGGAGGAATACTCGCTGCTGACGCCGACCTACACGATTTCGGAGTGGTATGCCGACAGCATCGCCGCCGAGGACCTGATCGTCGACGTGCGGATTCCGCTGCGGCACGTCGGTATGGGGCAGATGATGGCGCTCGACCCGACCGAGCTCGAAGAACTCGCACGGCGCAGCAACTATCCCGAATACGGCATTTCGGGCCGCCTGAACTACATCACCGAGCGAGGCAAGCAATATATCGGCATTTCGGGCAACAAGGCTCAGCACGCCGACCTGACCATCGAGCTCGGTTTCTCGTCCGATCTGGGCGTCACGAACGACCGCTATCCGCTGGAGGTGGCCGAAGGCCAGTCCCAAATGCTCGGATACAGCCACTACGGCATTCAGATCTCGACGCACGACATGGAGAACGTCGACTTCTATCTCCACACGTTGGGCGTTCCCGCGCGCCGGAACGTCGACGATCCGATCGTCCAGCAGGGCGAGCAGGCGTTTTACCGCGCCCGCTGCGACTTGTGTCACGTGCCGACGCTCCACACGCGTGCCGACGCTCCGGCGCTGATAGGCGGCACGCGGCTTCCGTGGCTCGCGAGCGAGACGATCCACCCGTACAGCGACTTTCTGCTGCACGATATGGGACCCGACCTCGACAGCCACTATGTCTCGGGGCTGGCGCAGGGATGCGAGTGGCGGACGACTCCGCTGTGGGGCATCGGCCTCCAGCAGAAAGTCAACCAGCACACTTATTTCCTGCATGACGGCCGGGCGCGTAACCTCAAAGAGGCGATCATGTGGCACGGAGGCGAGGGCGCCGTGTCGCGCGAGCTGTTCGCCCGCATGTCGCGCGAGGACCGCGACGCGCTGATCAAGTTCCTCGAATCATTGTAA
- a CDS encoding imelysin family protein: MKTKGWMGTVALAALLGATGCSKNEGDGGGGGGSSNASKLEEYAMTPEWINYATAVSSELLDDCVGLWASWNGPSGIPDEDWNRIGRDFFSKNTIVGADGYAQYMRTASEGNDKFTSGVDAIRTILVDGFANISNEVGSSKIGNPNSLALSGQTNEAVLQVESWYSWNSITDYSDNIISIKNGYAGRRGAIGDPADANSISAYVKSQDADLDARMTAAIDGAYNAIKSMQAPFRNNLTGSKVDAAITACSDLTELTEGSLLGLFENAGDYDFTAILTQYADQVVTPTYKDLKEKAWALYNAMVALQADNRNQSKVDAACTAWRTMRVPWEQSEAVLFGPAGEETGLGFDPSMDSWPLDQEDIATIITNKNLSSVDDYIGAIGSESVRGFHTIELLLFKDGQNRKVLAE; this comes from the coding sequence ATGAAAACGAAAGGATGGATGGGCACGGTCGCACTGGCCGCGCTGCTCGGAGCGACAGGATGCAGTAAGAACGAGGGCGATGGCGGCGGTGGCGGCGGCAGCAGCAACGCCTCGAAGCTCGAAGAATACGCAATGACTCCCGAATGGATCAACTACGCGACGGCCGTATCGTCCGAGCTGCTCGACGACTGCGTCGGCCTGTGGGCCTCGTGGAACGGACCGTCGGGCATTCCCGACGAGGACTGGAACAGGATCGGACGCGATTTCTTCTCGAAGAACACGATCGTCGGCGCCGACGGCTACGCCCAGTACATGAGGACGGCCAGCGAGGGTAACGACAAGTTTACCAGCGGAGTCGATGCGATCCGAACGATTCTGGTCGACGGTTTCGCCAACATCTCGAACGAGGTCGGCTCGTCGAAGATCGGAAACCCGAACTCGCTCGCGCTGAGCGGACAGACGAACGAGGCCGTGCTGCAAGTCGAGTCGTGGTACAGTTGGAACTCGATCACCGATTACTCGGATAACATCATCAGCATCAAGAACGGCTATGCCGGCCGCCGCGGCGCGATCGGAGACCCGGCCGACGCGAACAGCATCTCGGCCTATGTCAAAAGCCAGGACGCCGATCTGGACGCCCGGATGACGGCGGCGATCGACGGAGCCTACAACGCGATCAAGAGCATGCAGGCGCCTTTCCGCAATAACCTGACCGGAAGCAAAGTCGATGCGGCGATCACCGCCTGCTCCGACCTGACCGAGCTGACCGAAGGTTCGCTGCTCGGCCTGTTCGAGAACGCAGGAGACTACGACTTCACCGCCATTCTGACCCAGTACGCCGATCAGGTCGTTACGCCGACCTACAAGGATCTCAAGGAAAAGGCATGGGCACTCTACAACGCGATGGTCGCCCTGCAAGCCGACAACCGGAACCAGAGCAAGGTCGACGCCGCCTGCACGGCGTGGAGAACGATGCGCGTGCCTTGGGAACAGAGCGAGGCCGTGCTGTTCGGCCCTGCCGGCGAAGAGACGGGGCTCGGCTTCGACCCGTCGATGGACAGTTGGCCGCTGGACCAGGAGGACATCGCCACGATCATAACCAACAAGAACCTGTCGAGCGTCGACGACTACATCGGAGCGATCGGCAGCGAATCGGTCCGCGGCTTCCATACCATCGAGCTGCTGCTGTTCAAGGACGGGCAGAACCGAAAGGTGCTCGCCGAATGA